One Peptostreptococcaceae bacterium DNA window includes the following coding sequences:
- the scfA gene encoding six-cysteine ranthipeptide SCIFF, producing the protein MKHIKTLSRGKLKEIKSKGCGECQTSCQSACKTSCTVGNQVCENTK; encoded by the coding sequence ATGAAGCACATAAAAACCCTTAGCAGAGGTAAATTGAAGGAAATTAAAAGCAAAGGTTGCGGAGAATGTCAAACATCTTGTCAGTCCGCATGCAAAACCTCATGTACAGTTGGTAACCAAGTTTGTGAAAACACAAAGTAA
- the yajC gene encoding preprotein translocase subunit YajC, whose translation MNSSTIQLLFPLLFIGILYFLMIRPQQKKNKAIQKMRENLKVGDKVVTIGGINGTIIKSSDEILTIEIGADKLKLQLSKWAIGTVEEQ comes from the coding sequence ATGAATTCATCTACTATCCAGCTTCTGTTTCCATTGCTATTTATTGGAATTTTGTATTTTCTTATGATTAGACCGCAACAGAAGAAAAACAAGGCAATACAGAAGATGAGAGAAAACTTGAAGGTGGGCGACAAGGTAGTCACCATTGGCGGAATCAACGGAACAATTATTAAAAGCAGCGACGAAATTCTTACAATAGAAATCGGAGCTGATAAATTAAAGCTCCAGCTCAGCAAATGGGCGATAGGGACAGTTGAAGAGCAATAG